A genomic segment from Nonomuraea helvata encodes:
- a CDS encoding sigma-70 family RNA polymerase sigma factor: MTDDAHRFTGMYDECRQRVWAYVVSRAGRQVADEVVSETFAIAWRRLDDVPEPALPWLLGVARNVLRDNVRAEVRREAIAAELRAWTEGDVADQVTERLGVLRALATLADDDRELLVLVAWHGLSPKEGARVVGCSSAAFRVRLHRARKRLKQAMEATDAGARREPLPHVRNLSEEWS; the protein is encoded by the coding sequence GTGACGGATGATGCGCACCGGTTCACCGGCATGTACGACGAATGCCGGCAACGCGTGTGGGCCTATGTGGTCAGCCGCGCGGGGCGGCAGGTGGCGGACGAGGTGGTGAGCGAGACGTTCGCGATCGCCTGGCGGCGGCTGGACGACGTGCCCGAGCCGGCGCTGCCGTGGTTGCTGGGCGTCGCGAGGAACGTGCTGCGTGACAACGTACGCGCCGAGGTACGCCGGGAGGCGATCGCGGCCGAGCTGCGGGCCTGGACGGAGGGGGACGTCGCCGATCAGGTGACCGAGCGGCTGGGCGTGCTGCGCGCGCTGGCCACGCTGGCCGACGACGACCGGGAGCTCCTCGTCCTGGTCGCCTGGCACGGGCTGTCGCCGAAGGAGGGCGCGCGGGTCGTCGGCTGCTCGTCGGCGGCGTTCCGCGTACGGCTGCATCGGGCCCGCAAACGGCTCAAACAGGCCATGGAAGCCACAGATGCCGGCGCCCGGCGCGAACCCCTGCCCCACGTGCGGAACCTCAGCGAGGAGTGGTCATGA
- a CDS encoding CU044_5270 family protein, with product MNPIEELKAARPAHLDDRPIDPRTRAAELSRAMAVPRPVRRRRRAVRPAWGLGLAGAAAAVTAAAVVVSMNGTAPAPRPPVGSPASVPSTQKVTLSARHVLLAAAAKADRQPDGTGAYWHSVSVGRSLYSAAQGGYRIMEQQRSETWTPRATGADQEQWGRMQSLGARPVTEEDRQAWERAGSPTAIEVTVPGKRGSMVLKTSQRRAMTGHTPLVDGDKVFWLGRNVTMKDLRELPSDPDALKKRLLAWKGQDTDVPKSGDAWLFVVSMGLIMDMPVTSEVRGAAFRMLAELDGVKVIENVTDAEGRPGTAVSIKERTQGGGVTENRLIFDEATGRALANENVVVKPGGFQAGFEPGTVWNSTALIEAGWTDAKP from the coding sequence ATGAACCCCATCGAAGAACTCAAGGCCGCCAGGCCCGCCCACCTCGATGACCGGCCCATCGACCCGCGCACCAGAGCCGCCGAGCTCTCCCGCGCCATGGCGGTCCCGAGGCCGGTGCGCCGCAGGCGCCGAGCCGTCCGGCCCGCGTGGGGGCTGGGCCTGGCAGGGGCCGCGGCGGCCGTGACAGCGGCGGCCGTGGTCGTCTCCATGAACGGCACGGCGCCGGCGCCGCGTCCGCCCGTCGGCAGCCCCGCGAGCGTGCCGAGCACCCAGAAGGTGACGCTGTCGGCCCGCCACGTGCTGCTGGCCGCCGCCGCGAAGGCGGACCGGCAGCCGGACGGCACCGGCGCGTACTGGCACAGCGTGTCGGTGGGACGCAGCCTGTACAGTGCCGCCCAGGGCGGCTACCGGATCATGGAGCAGCAGCGGAGCGAGACGTGGACGCCCCGCGCCACTGGCGCCGACCAGGAGCAGTGGGGTCGCATGCAGTCCCTCGGGGCGCGCCCGGTCACCGAGGAGGACCGCCAGGCGTGGGAGCGGGCCGGGTCTCCCACCGCGATCGAGGTCACGGTCCCCGGAAAGCGTGGGTCCATGGTCCTGAAGACGTCGCAGCGACGGGCCATGACCGGTCACACTCCCCTGGTGGACGGCGACAAGGTGTTCTGGCTGGGCCGCAACGTCACCATGAAGGACCTGCGCGAGTTGCCCAGCGACCCGGACGCGCTCAAGAAGCGCCTACTGGCCTGGAAGGGTCAGGACACCGACGTGCCGAAGTCGGGCGACGCGTGGCTGTTCGTAGTCAGCATGGGGTTGATCATGGACATGCCGGTGACCTCCGAGGTGCGCGGAGCCGCGTTCCGGATGCTGGCCGAGCTCGACGGCGTGAAGGTCATCGAGAACGTCACGGACGCCGAGGGACGTCCGGGCACGGCCGTGTCGATCAAGGAGCGCACCCAGGGCGGCGGCGTCACGGAGAATCGGCTGATCTTCGACGAGGCGACCGGGCGCGCGCTGGCGAACGAGAACGTCGTCGTGAAGCCGGGCGGCTTCCAGGCCGGCTTCGAGCCGGGCACGGTCTGGAACTCCACCGCGCTGATCGAGGCGGGCTGGACCGACGCCAAGCCCTAG
- a CDS encoding TetR/AcrR family transcriptional regulator has product MATISRGRIDKRQAILEGAFAVFARLGYAQACVQDIADEAGVAKPTVYNHMTDKATLFRNAMEAAAQTALNERRAALEPLADPGGDLRATLESVAGELLRLHTDERSCALRRLLYSEALRFPDVLDIVKESGPHRLNQTLADRLARLALAGRLRADDPDVAAEQFMALLIGPLEARSQMGTRTIPAGELRDVAGAAVETFMKAWATDQS; this is encoded by the coding sequence ATGGCCACCATCTCGCGGGGACGCATCGACAAGCGGCAGGCGATCTTGGAGGGCGCGTTCGCCGTGTTCGCCCGCCTGGGCTACGCGCAGGCCTGCGTGCAGGACATCGCGGACGAGGCCGGCGTGGCCAAGCCGACGGTGTACAACCACATGACGGACAAGGCCACCCTGTTCAGGAACGCCATGGAGGCCGCCGCGCAGACCGCCTTGAACGAGCGCCGGGCGGCCCTGGAGCCGCTGGCCGACCCCGGGGGCGACCTGCGTGCCACGCTGGAAAGCGTCGCCGGCGAGTTGCTCCGGCTCCACACCGACGAGCGCTCGTGCGCGCTGCGCCGCCTGCTCTACTCGGAGGCCCTCCGGTTCCCCGACGTGCTCGACATCGTCAAGGAGAGCGGTCCCCACCGCCTCAACCAGACGCTGGCCGACCGGCTGGCCCGGCTCGCGCTCGCGGGGCGGCTGCGGGCAGACGATCCGGACGTGGCGGCCGAGCAGTTCATGGCGCTGCTCATCGGCCCGCTGGAGGCCCGCTCCCAGATGGGCACCCGTACGATCCCGGCTGGTGAGCTGCGGGACGTGGCCGGCGCCGCCGTGGAGACCTTCATGAAAGCCTGGGCCACGGACCAATCATGA
- a CDS encoding MFS transporter has protein sequence MSSIDDDRLDPRLLGVIGVILLGGLLGILNSTMAAVAVGEGPATARLDVVGLALLGPGFAAVVLALSQTAEQGAFTAWQALLPLGVGAALLLAYAVNALRGRSDGRTPPLIDLRLFAGRGFSASVAIMGLGGLALFAALFPLPLYYQQAHGHGVLATGLLMAPIGLGGALAMPLAGRLSDRVGARGSAAGGAIGAGLGALAFTGIGTDTPEIWPALAAFAIGLGSGCFSAPTMGALYRALPPSMVAQGSSVLYMLNQLGAALGAVPEEELARTS, from the coding sequence ATGAGTTCAATTGATGACGATCGTCTGGACCCGCGGCTGCTGGGCGTCATCGGCGTGATCCTGCTCGGCGGGCTGCTGGGCATCCTCAACAGCACGATGGCCGCCGTCGCCGTCGGCGAGGGCCCGGCCACCGCCCGGCTGGACGTCGTGGGGCTGGCGCTGCTCGGGCCGGGGTTCGCGGCCGTCGTCCTCGCGCTGTCGCAGACGGCCGAGCAGGGCGCGTTCACCGCCTGGCAGGCGCTGCTCCCGCTGGGCGTGGGCGCGGCACTGCTGCTCGCCTACGCCGTCAACGCGCTGCGCGGCCGTTCGGACGGCCGCACTCCGCCTCTGATCGACCTGCGGCTGTTCGCCGGCCGGGGTTTCAGCGCGAGCGTCGCGATCATGGGGCTCGGCGGGCTCGCCCTCTTCGCCGCCCTCTTCCCCCTGCCCCTGTACTACCAGCAGGCCCACGGACACGGCGTGCTCGCCACCGGGTTGCTGATGGCGCCGATCGGGCTCGGCGGGGCGCTCGCCATGCCACTGGCCGGGCGGCTGTCGGACCGCGTCGGCGCCCGCGGGTCGGCCGCCGGCGGCGCGATCGGGGCCGGACTCGGCGCGCTGGCCTTCACCGGGATCGGCACGGACACGCCGGAGATCTGGCCGGCACTGGCGGCGTTCGCGATCGGGCTGGGCAGCGGCTGCTTCAGCGCGCCCACGATGGGCGCCCTGTACCGCGCGCTGCCGCCGTCCATGGTGGCGCAGGGCAGCTCCGTGCTCTACATGCTCAACCAGCTCGGCGCGGCGCTCGGCGCCGTACCGGAAGAAGAACTGGCGAGGACCTCATGA
- a CDS encoding SDR family NAD(P)-dependent oxidoreductase, translated as MKTLVISGGTDGMGRALARTYLERGDAVAVIGRDRTKAVPGAAFIPADLSLISENRRVIAEINVRFPAVDALVLCARFFRTHRFVTAEGVEGTFALDYLSRFLLSYGLTAPRLIVNVSGPGQPTELVRWDDLMLERGYDGMAAQFQAGKANDLLGVAFAARHGDRTRYVLMHPGGVSTSVAGEYDRATAAHVARLKRHGLPVEEGIKPIVALIDDPPAEPLSAFMRERRISVDRPAFAPAAAERLHARTLELIDSSARSSAR; from the coding sequence ATGAAGACACTGGTGATCAGCGGCGGCACGGACGGCATGGGGCGGGCGCTCGCCCGCACCTACCTCGAACGCGGCGACGCCGTGGCCGTCATCGGACGCGACAGGACCAAGGCCGTCCCCGGGGCGGCGTTCATCCCCGCTGACCTGAGCCTGATCAGCGAGAACCGGCGAGTGATCGCGGAGATCAACGTCAGGTTCCCGGCCGTGGACGCGCTCGTGCTGTGCGCGCGCTTCTTCCGTACGCACCGGTTCGTGACGGCCGAGGGGGTGGAGGGCACGTTCGCCCTCGACTACCTGAGCCGTTTCCTGCTCAGTTACGGCCTCACCGCGCCCCGCCTCATCGTGAACGTGTCCGGCCCGGGACAGCCGACCGAGCTCGTCCGCTGGGACGACCTCATGCTCGAGCGCGGGTACGACGGCATGGCCGCGCAGTTCCAGGCCGGAAAGGCGAACGACCTGCTGGGCGTGGCCTTCGCCGCGCGGCACGGCGACCGTACCCGATATGTCCTCATGCACCCCGGCGGCGTCTCCACGAGCGTGGCCGGCGAGTACGACCGGGCGACCGCCGCGCACGTGGCGCGACTCAAGAGGCACGGGCTGCCGGTCGAGGAAGGCATCAAGCCGATCGTCGCCCTGATCGACGACCCGCCCGCCGAGCCGCTCAGCGCCTTCATGCGCGAACGCCGGATCAGCGTGGACCGCCCGGCGTTCGCCCCTGCCGCCGCGGAACGGCTCCACGCCCGCACGCTGGAGCTGATCGACTCCAGCGCCAGGTCTTCGGCGCGGTGA
- a CDS encoding RtcB family protein — MPNQPAPNLLSWASEIDEGAITQAARTARLPFVSGHVALMPDAHVGIGATVGSVIPTENAIIPAAVGVDIGCGMVATETSLTAADLPDTLAALMPMVEHRIPAGVGKGHDDPSVDRALSDLGLPHTDLTPRQAKKVADQFGTLGSGNHFVEVCLDERDHVWTVLHSGSRGIGNQLAQMHITGAKKLMKDQAVGLEDPDLAYLVQSTPEFTAYIEDMLWAQHYAMASRARMDRVLINALFRVVGEGQRVRTINCHHNFTQQESHYGKTLWITRKGAIKADTGDEGVIPGSMGTQSYIVRGRGNPESYNSCAHGAGRRMSRTKAKKELSVASLTRAMGGRTWNANRAAALVDEHPEAYKPIDQVMADQEDLVEVQHTLRQIFNYKG; from the coding sequence ATGCCGAACCAGCCCGCACCGAACCTGCTGTCGTGGGCCAGCGAGATCGACGAAGGCGCGATCACGCAGGCCGCTCGCACCGCGCGCCTGCCGTTCGTCTCCGGCCACGTCGCTCTCATGCCCGACGCGCACGTCGGCATCGGTGCGACGGTCGGCTCGGTGATCCCCACCGAGAACGCGATCATCCCCGCCGCCGTCGGCGTGGACATCGGTTGCGGCATGGTGGCCACGGAGACCTCGCTCACGGCCGCCGACCTGCCCGACACTCTCGCCGCCCTGATGCCGATGGTGGAGCACCGCATCCCTGCCGGCGTCGGGAAGGGGCACGACGACCCCTCCGTGGACCGCGCGCTCAGCGACCTCGGGCTCCCGCACACCGACCTCACCCCCAGGCAGGCGAAGAAGGTGGCCGACCAGTTCGGCACCCTCGGGTCCGGCAACCACTTCGTCGAGGTCTGCCTCGACGAGCGGGACCACGTCTGGACGGTGCTCCACTCGGGCTCGCGCGGCATCGGCAACCAGCTCGCCCAGATGCACATCACGGGCGCGAAGAAGCTGATGAAGGATCAGGCCGTCGGCCTGGAGGACCCGGACCTGGCGTACCTCGTGCAGAGCACGCCGGAGTTCACCGCGTACATCGAGGACATGCTGTGGGCGCAGCACTACGCCATGGCGTCGCGTGCCCGGATGGACAGGGTCCTGATCAACGCCCTGTTCCGGGTCGTCGGCGAGGGACAAAGGGTGCGCACCATCAATTGTCATCACAACTTTACCCAGCAGGAGAGCCACTACGGGAAGACCCTGTGGATCACCCGCAAGGGCGCCATCAAGGCCGACACCGGTGACGAGGGCGTGATCCCCGGCTCGATGGGCACCCAGTCGTACATCGTGCGCGGTCGCGGCAACCCCGAGTCGTACAACTCCTGCGCTCACGGCGCGGGGCGCCGCATGTCGCGTACCAAGGCGAAGAAGGAGCTGTCCGTGGCCTCCCTGACCCGGGCGATGGGCGGCCGCACCTGGAACGCGAACCGGGCAGCCGCGCTGGTCGATGAGCACCCGGAGGCGTACAAGCCCATCGACCAGGTGATGGCGGACCAGGAGGATCTGGTGGAGGTCCAGCACACGCTGCGCCAGATCTTCAACTACAAGGGCTAG
- a CDS encoding helix-turn-helix domain-containing protein → MSSMAAMVPRLSEARLVETRQRGWVNPYAGLKAFDYARQAPSPEISAYVGHFWVVTWTDLAEPYEQRIVSHPTVNMTITRDFHQIAGVIRGGFSYTMRASGRVIGTRFRPGGFRPFLGGPVSQLTGRFVEIGDMYGRAGATLVEQVLAEADAPAAIALIERFLLSLGPERDPVAEEVAALVAMAEDDVSVTRVDELAARSGRSVRSLQRLFRDYVGIGPKWVIRRFRLHEAAERIHQGLDLATLAAELGYTDQAHLTRDFTAAVGMPPAAYARLSSQS, encoded by the coding sequence ATGTCTTCCATGGCAGCCATGGTGCCCCGTCTGTCTGAGGCGCGGCTTGTAGAAACGCGACAGCGTGGCTGGGTCAACCCGTACGCCGGCCTCAAGGCCTTCGATTACGCCCGTCAGGCTCCATCGCCCGAAATTTCGGCGTATGTGGGTCATTTCTGGGTCGTCACGTGGACCGATCTCGCCGAGCCGTATGAACAGCGCATCGTCTCGCACCCCACCGTCAACATGACGATCACTCGCGACTTCCACCAGATCGCGGGAGTGATCAGGGGCGGGTTCTCCTACACGATGCGCGCCAGCGGCCGCGTGATCGGCACGCGCTTCCGCCCCGGCGGCTTCCGGCCGTTCCTCGGCGGTCCGGTGTCCCAGCTGACCGGCCGCTTCGTGGAGATCGGCGACATGTACGGCAGGGCGGGCGCGACCCTGGTCGAGCAGGTCCTGGCGGAGGCCGATGCTCCGGCCGCCATCGCGCTCATCGAGAGGTTCCTGCTGAGTCTGGGGCCGGAACGGGATCCGGTGGCGGAAGAGGTCGCGGCGCTGGTGGCGATGGCGGAGGACGACGTGTCCGTGACCAGGGTCGACGAGCTGGCCGCCAGATCCGGGCGGTCGGTGCGTTCGCTGCAGCGGCTGTTCAGGGACTATGTGGGCATCGGCCCCAAGTGGGTGATCCGCCGCTTCCGCCTGCACGAGGCGGCGGAGCGGATCCACCAGGGCCTCGACCTCGCCACGCTGGCCGCCGAGCTCGGCTACACCGACCAGGCCCACTTGACCCGGGACTTCACCGCCGCTGTCGGCATGCCACCTGCCGCATACGCCAGGCTCAGCAGCCAGTCCTGA
- a CDS encoding TIGR03086 family metal-binding protein — translation MEDMMPLMTRATERTVELVRTVRQDQLGLPTPCAKFDVKDLVSHLEWVAEMFESLAGKGPRLEQGPYAGDFPERAERTLAAWSRPEAWEGTSPDMGLPMGVLAHMYLVDMVVHGWDLARATGQKYEPAPEAVSRALHFTDQMVEMGRQRGAFGPPVAVPDDAPAFDRLLGVIGRDPAWKA, via the coding sequence ATGGAAGACATGATGCCGCTGATGACGCGTGCCACCGAACGGACCGTGGAGCTGGTGCGCACGGTACGGCAGGACCAGCTTGGGCTCCCGACACCGTGCGCGAAGTTCGACGTCAAGGACCTGGTCAGCCACCTCGAGTGGGTGGCGGAGATGTTCGAGTCGCTGGCGGGCAAGGGGCCGAGACTCGAGCAGGGACCTTACGCGGGTGACTTCCCCGAGCGGGCGGAGCGCACGCTGGCCGCCTGGTCGCGGCCCGAGGCATGGGAGGGGACCAGCCCGGACATGGGCCTGCCGATGGGCGTGCTGGCCCACATGTACCTCGTCGACATGGTCGTACACGGCTGGGACCTGGCCAGGGCCACGGGCCAGAAGTACGAGCCGGCCCCTGAGGCCGTCTCCCGGGCGCTGCACTTCACCGACCAGATGGTGGAGATGGGCAGGCAGCGCGGCGCCTTCGGGCCGCCGGTGGCGGTGCCGGACGACGCCCCCGCGTTCGACCGGCTGCTCGGCGTCATCGGCCGGGATCCGGCCTGGAAAGCGTGA
- a CDS encoding DUF6461 domain-containing protein, whose product MTTTDPLAPFQWLDAPEGAGEGPLGVIFSVAFFRGLEPAGVVRRFSRGEDSGQESDFDGLDAKAYEFVEETAGGDGGGHVGVFQAGEWCVAVEPHGWMVTLHEVVTELSRGCEVLAVTRHDYAAEHSFEYAIDGTIVTGYRLGHPYERYGSDPDRLNAFMRELGMGLDEPEDDAAWEAAWEDNHRAAVPRAFALAAKVTGVPFTPDMLDRPMLVGPITER is encoded by the coding sequence ATGACGACAACCGACCCCTTGGCTCCGTTCCAGTGGCTCGACGCGCCCGAGGGCGCGGGCGAGGGCCCACTGGGTGTGATCTTCAGCGTGGCCTTCTTCCGCGGGCTCGAGCCGGCGGGGGTGGTGCGCCGCTTCAGCCGCGGCGAGGACTCCGGCCAGGAGTCGGACTTCGACGGGCTCGACGCCAAGGCCTACGAGTTCGTCGAGGAGACGGCAGGCGGTGACGGCGGCGGCCACGTGGGCGTCTTCCAGGCCGGCGAGTGGTGCGTGGCCGTCGAGCCCCACGGCTGGATGGTCACGCTCCACGAGGTGGTGACCGAGCTGTCACGAGGCTGCGAGGTGCTGGCGGTCACCCGGCACGATTACGCCGCCGAGCACAGCTTCGAGTACGCGATCGACGGCACGATCGTCACCGGCTACCGGCTGGGGCACCCGTACGAGCGCTACGGCTCCGACCCTGACCGGCTCAACGCCTTCATGCGGGAGCTGGGCATGGGGCTGGACGAGCCGGAGGACGACGCCGCGTGGGAGGCCGCCTGGGAGGACAACCACCGGGCCGCCGTGCCGAGGGCCTTCGCCCTGGCGGCGAAGGTCACCGGGGTGCCGTTCACGCCGGACATGCTCGACCGCCCGATGCTCGTGGGGCCCATCACGGAGAGATGA
- a CDS encoding VOC family protein — protein MTVTVDGPDFIALQVRDVEAAATFCETHLGMRRAPVSPPGAVVFTTEPIPFAVREPLPGVDLDGVARPGLGVALWFRTADAQGLHDRLAAAGVPIISPPQDGPFGRMFVFSGPEGYTLTAHGG, from the coding sequence ATGACGGTCACCGTTGACGGCCCCGACTTCATCGCTCTGCAGGTACGCGATGTCGAGGCGGCGGCCACGTTCTGCGAGACGCACCTGGGAATGCGGCGGGCACCGGTCTCGCCGCCCGGTGCGGTGGTGTTCACCACCGAGCCGATCCCGTTCGCCGTCCGCGAGCCGCTGCCGGGCGTGGATCTCGACGGCGTCGCGCGTCCCGGGCTCGGGGTGGCCCTGTGGTTCCGCACGGCGGACGCGCAGGGGCTGCACGACCGGCTCGCCGCCGCCGGGGTGCCCATCATCAGCCCGCCGCAGGACGGGCCCTTCGGCCGCATGTTCGTCTTCTCCGGCCCCGAGGGCTACACCCTCACCGCACACGGAGGCTGA
- a CDS encoding MarR family winged helix-turn-helix transcriptional regulator, with the protein MEDPKPTDPPHLAEDVTEHVGYRLKRAAAALRNAMDKALREHGLTVPQYACLELLDQQPGLSNAELARGTFVTRQSMNVVLRGLQDADLITRPAAADHGRALPAHLTAEGRRRLDAARSAVYAIECDMVEAIPQRRLAAILTDLDRMAAALGG; encoded by the coding sequence ATGGAAGACCCGAAGCCGACGGACCCGCCCCACCTCGCTGAGGACGTCACCGAGCACGTGGGATACCGACTCAAACGCGCCGCCGCGGCGCTGCGCAACGCCATGGACAAGGCCCTGCGCGAGCACGGCCTGACGGTGCCGCAGTACGCCTGCCTCGAACTCCTCGACCAGCAGCCCGGCCTGTCCAACGCCGAGCTCGCCCGAGGCACGTTCGTCACCCGGCAGTCCATGAACGTGGTCCTCCGCGGCCTCCAGGACGCGGACCTGATCACCCGGCCTGCCGCCGCCGACCACGGGCGCGCCCTTCCCGCCCACCTCACCGCAGAGGGTCGCCGTCGTCTCGACGCGGCCCGCTCGGCCGTCTATGCCATCGAATGCGACATGGTCGAGGCGATCCCGCAGCGGCGCCTGGCCGCCATCCTCACCGACCTCGACCGCATGGCGGCGGCCCTGGGCGGTTGA
- a CDS encoding PIN domain-containing protein has translation MAFVVIYDANVLYGNTLRDLLIRLAMTGRLQAKWTNRILDEMHRNLAANRPDISEEKLGKLRLLMNSAVRDCLVEGYEPLVEGLKLPDPDDRHVLAAAIKARAQVIVTLNLKDFPPEDLAAWDIEAKSPDDFVLDLIDLDGRVVWACVQQIADSRISPPETVDDVLDALEAAGLVESVAALRGG, from the coding sequence ATGGCTTTCGTAGTCATCTATGACGCGAACGTCCTGTACGGCAACACACTTCGCGACCTGCTCATCCGCCTCGCGATGACGGGACGCCTGCAAGCCAAATGGACAAACAGGATTCTCGACGAGATGCACCGCAACCTTGCTGCCAACCGTCCCGACATTTCAGAAGAGAAGCTGGGCAAGCTCCGTCTCCTCATGAACTCGGCTGTAAGGGATTGCCTGGTCGAGGGGTATGAGCCCCTGGTAGAAGGGCTGAAGCTGCCTGATCCGGACGACCGGCATGTGCTCGCTGCGGCGATCAAGGCCAGGGCGCAGGTGATCGTGACGTTGAATCTCAAGGACTTTCCTCCGGAGGACTTGGCTGCCTGGGACATTGAGGCCAAATCCCCCGATGACTTCGTGCTGGACCTGATCGACCTGGACGGAAGAGTCGTATGGGCCTGTGTGCAGCAGATCGCGGATTCGCGCATTAGCCCGCCAGAAACCGTTGACGACGTGCTCGACGCATTGGAGGCTGCCGGCCTCGTCGAGTCAGTTGCCGCCCTTCGGGGCGGATAG
- a CDS encoding helix-turn-helix domain-containing protein, which yields MADVQAKRVQPGIIDAEIAGRAVRRIKDYLMRYPEQSTIRVAGEHGDEDPLILPREAVSLLAFVLAQAAEGRGVTVIPSHAELTTQQAADMLNVSRPYLIKLLEAGEIPFRLIGKHRRITYEDLHEYKRRDDAKRRTAADQLSALGQELGI from the coding sequence GTGGCAGACGTCCAGGCCAAGCGGGTTCAACCCGGGATCATCGATGCCGAGATAGCCGGTCGCGCCGTGCGGCGGATCAAGGACTACCTCATGCGGTATCCCGAGCAGTCGACTATTCGCGTCGCAGGCGAGCACGGTGACGAGGATCCGCTGATCTTGCCTCGTGAAGCTGTGAGCTTGCTCGCCTTCGTCCTCGCTCAGGCAGCTGAAGGACGGGGAGTAACAGTAATCCCGTCCCACGCCGAACTGACGACACAGCAAGCGGCGGACATGCTGAACGTCTCACGCCCCTATCTAATCAAGCTCCTTGAGGCAGGAGAAATACCTTTCCGGTTGATCGGCAAGCACCGACGCATCACGTATGAGGATCTTCACGAGTACAAGCGTCGCGACGACGCCAAGCGGCGTACGGCTGCCGATCAACTCTCTGCGCTCGGCCAAGAGCTGGGCATCTGA
- a CDS encoding succinate dehydrogenase/fumarate reductase iron-sulfur subunit, translating into MNLTLKVWRQSGPADSGRMVTYRVEDISPDMSFLEMLDVLNERLILEGDDPIAFDHDCREGICGMCGMVINGVAHGEQRATTTCQLHMRHFEDGAEITIEPWRAAPFPVVKDLVVDRSAFDRIIQAGGFVSVPAGSAPDAHSVPVRKEDADAAFDAATCIGCGACVAACPNGSASLFTAAKITHLSLLPQGQPERLSRAKAMVDQMDAEGFGGCTNTGECTAVCPKGIPLDTIARMNADYLKANAK; encoded by the coding sequence GTGAACTTGACCCTGAAGGTCTGGCGTCAGAGCGGGCCTGCCGATTCCGGCCGGATGGTGACGTACCGGGTGGAGGACATCTCGCCCGACATGTCCTTCCTGGAGATGCTGGACGTCCTGAACGAGCGCCTCATCCTGGAGGGCGACGATCCGATCGCCTTCGACCACGACTGCCGCGAGGGCATCTGCGGCATGTGCGGCATGGTCATCAACGGTGTCGCCCATGGTGAGCAGCGCGCCACGACGACGTGCCAGCTCCACATGCGTCACTTCGAGGACGGCGCCGAGATCACCATCGAGCCGTGGCGCGCGGCCCCCTTCCCGGTCGTCAAGGACCTGGTCGTGGACCGCAGCGCCTTCGACCGGATCATCCAGGCGGGCGGCTTCGTCTCGGTCCCGGCCGGCTCGGCCCCGGACGCCCACAGCGTCCCGGTACGCAAGGAGGACGCGGACGCGGCCTTCGACGCGGCCACGTGCATCGGCTGCGGTGCCTGCGTGGCGGCCTGCCCCAACGGCTCGGCCTCCCTCTTCACCGCCGCCAAGATCACCCATCTGAGCCTCCTGCCCCAGGGCCAGCCCGAACGCCTCTCGCGCGCCAAGGCCATGGTGGACCAGATGGACGCGGAGGGGTTCGGCGGCTGCACGAACACGGGGGAGTGCACGGCGGTGTGCCCGAAGGGCATCCCATTGGACACGATTGCCCGCATGAACGCCGACTACCTCAAGGCGAACGCCAAGTAG